The following coding sequences lie in one Melopsittacus undulatus isolate bMelUnd1 chromosome 9, bMelUnd1.mat.Z, whole genome shotgun sequence genomic window:
- the SH3GL3 gene encoding endophilin-A3 isoform X2, producing MKVSEDRSICTIMKQHVEYKHRKETRREAKIWIMLFSEKISGAEGTKLDEEFQEMERKIDVTNKAVTELLSKSTEYLQPNPAYRAKLGMLNTMSKIRGQVKTTGYPQTEGLLGDCMIRYGRELGDDSMFGLALLDAGESMKQMAEVKDSLDINVKQNFIDPLQLLQDKDLKEIGHHLKKLEGRRLDYDYKKKRFGKIPDEEVKQAVEKFEESKELAERSMFNFLENDVEQVSQLAVFVEAALDYHKQSTEILEDLQNKLQNRINVASSRPKREFKPKPVITTTLEIGDNQQHNGIAYSSSIKSSGSSMHMDQPCCQALYDFEPENEGELGFKEGDIITLTNQIDENWYEGMLNGESGFFPINYVEVMVPLPQ from the exons TTGTTCAGTGAAAAAATAAGTGGAGCAGAAGGAACAAAGTTAGATGAAGAATTTCAAGAGATGGAAAGG aaaattgATGTTACAAATAAAGCTGTAACAGAACTTCTGTCCAAATCCACAGAGTATCTTCAGCCAAATCCAG CATACAGAGCCAAGCTGGGAATGCTGAACACTATGTCAAAGATCAGAGGACAAGTTAAAACTACAGGCTATCCCCAGACAGAGGGACTCCTAGGAGACTGCATGATACGGTATGGCAGAGAGCTTGGCGATGATTCTATGTTTG GCCTTGCTTTGCTGGATGCTGGTGAGAGCATGAAGCAAATGGCAGAAGTGAAGGACTCACTTGATATTAATGTCAAACAAAATTTTATTGATCCTCTACAGTTACTGCAAGacaaagatttaaaagaaattggG CATCATTTGAAGAAACTAGAAGGACGCCGTTTGGATTACGATTATAAGAAGAAGCGTTTTGGAAAGATACCAGATGAAGAAGTTAAGCAAGCAGTAGAAAAGTTTGAAGAGTCAAAGGAACTGGCTGAAAGAAGCATGTTCAACTTCTTAGAAAATGAT GTAGAACAAGTTAGCCAGTTGGCTGTGTTCGTAGAAGCAGCCCTAGATTACCATAAACAATCCACAGAAATTTTGGAGGATCTGCAGAACAAGCTGCAAAACCG AATAAATGTAGCGTCTAGTCGGCCTAAACGTGAATTTAAGCCAAAGCCTGTAATAACTACAACTCTGGAAATTGGTGATAATCAGCAGCACAATGGGATTGCCTATAGTTCATCCATAAAATCATCAG GTTCTTCAATGCACATGGATCAGCCTTGCTGTCAAGCTCTCTATGACTTTGAGCCGGAAAATGAAGGCGAGCTTGGGTTTAAGGAAGGGGACATCATAACTTTGACCAATCAGATTGATGAGAATTGGTATGAGGGGATGTTAAATGGAGAGTCTGGCTTCTTCCCCATTAATTATGTTGAAGTGATGGTTCCCTTGCCTCAGTGA
- the SH3GL3 gene encoding endophilin-A3 isoform X3: MSVAGLKKQFHKASQLFSEKISGAEGTKLDEEFQEMERKIDVTNKAVTELLSKSTEYLQPNPAYRAKLGMLNTMSKIRGQVKTTGYPQTEGLLGDCMIRYGRELGDDSMFGLALLDAGESMKQMAEVKDSLDINVKQNFIDPLQLLQDKDLKEIGHHLKKLEGRRLDYDYKKKRFGKIPDEEVKQAVEKFEESKELAERSMFNFLENDVEQVSQLAVFVEAALDYHKQSTEILEDLQNKLQNRINVASSRPKREFKPKPVITTTLEIGDNQQHNGIAYSSSIKSSGSSMHMDQPCCQALYDFEPENEGELGFKEGDIITLTNQIDENWYEGMLNGESGFFPINYVEVMVPLPQ, encoded by the exons TTGTTCAGTGAAAAAATAAGTGGAGCAGAAGGAACAAAGTTAGATGAAGAATTTCAAGAGATGGAAAGG aaaattgATGTTACAAATAAAGCTGTAACAGAACTTCTGTCCAAATCCACAGAGTATCTTCAGCCAAATCCAG CATACAGAGCCAAGCTGGGAATGCTGAACACTATGTCAAAGATCAGAGGACAAGTTAAAACTACAGGCTATCCCCAGACAGAGGGACTCCTAGGAGACTGCATGATACGGTATGGCAGAGAGCTTGGCGATGATTCTATGTTTG GCCTTGCTTTGCTGGATGCTGGTGAGAGCATGAAGCAAATGGCAGAAGTGAAGGACTCACTTGATATTAATGTCAAACAAAATTTTATTGATCCTCTACAGTTACTGCAAGacaaagatttaaaagaaattggG CATCATTTGAAGAAACTAGAAGGACGCCGTTTGGATTACGATTATAAGAAGAAGCGTTTTGGAAAGATACCAGATGAAGAAGTTAAGCAAGCAGTAGAAAAGTTTGAAGAGTCAAAGGAACTGGCTGAAAGAAGCATGTTCAACTTCTTAGAAAATGAT GTAGAACAAGTTAGCCAGTTGGCTGTGTTCGTAGAAGCAGCCCTAGATTACCATAAACAATCCACAGAAATTTTGGAGGATCTGCAGAACAAGCTGCAAAACCG AATAAATGTAGCGTCTAGTCGGCCTAAACGTGAATTTAAGCCAAAGCCTGTAATAACTACAACTCTGGAAATTGGTGATAATCAGCAGCACAATGGGATTGCCTATAGTTCATCCATAAAATCATCAG GTTCTTCAATGCACATGGATCAGCCTTGCTGTCAAGCTCTCTATGACTTTGAGCCGGAAAATGAAGGCGAGCTTGGGTTTAAGGAAGGGGACATCATAACTTTGACCAATCAGATTGATGAGAATTGGTATGAGGGGATGTTAAATGGAGAGTCTGGCTTCTTCCCCATTAATTATGTTGAAGTGATGGTTCCCTTGCCTCAGTGA